One Pseudomonadota bacterium genomic region harbors:
- a CDS encoding PAS domain S-box protein has product MSKEEYIREQLFGLTHYWSGVLLLLGAIIFLFLGVLDYLVTPENFQKFLLLRIAIAIFLVALYPLNSQLLKKDRETSRKINAAIIVICAAMSAAVIEIMILRLGGHRSPYYAGQCLMVIGLLGLLPLGFGLSLIIGLTVYSIYLVPILLFDTIQDIPVFINNNFFLLTTIIIAMFWRSLSQYNLINSLGLQYDLDEDKNKLEDYSDNLEQLVDARTRELNKSEIMLRELFEQANDGIVIMDKDGTIVNANKKACEMHGFPRDTLIGSNIRLLQRDKDDSLFAQRYRRILEGESCIFEARHITKQGNLISVEVSTRAIEVDGTVLIQSFHRDITDKKKMQNQLLHSQKMDSIGQLAGGISHDFKNILTSIITMTEVMLRMDNLDDFIGANLKIIEQAGRRGTQIVSKLLSFARRGVSESAALNCNNVIDDTCEMLSSLLPKSIKLIKQRQEPLPPIRGDATQLEQVLMNLILNGRDAMPKGGELRIKTDTTELTARDLDIDAAVKPGQYVHISVTDSGMGIPAENIERVFEPFFSTKEEGKGTGLGLAMVYGIIKEHEGYIAITSHPGKGTTFDIYIPVIAEEFSGTVAESQAESLDRIIKPLKERHEHSEYFQ; this is encoded by the coding sequence TTGAGCAAAGAAGAATACATCAGAGAGCAACTTTTCGGCCTGACCCACTATTGGTCAGGGGTATTGCTTCTTCTTGGAGCGATAATCTTCTTATTTCTTGGGGTGTTGGATTATTTAGTCACTCCGGAAAATTTTCAAAAATTTCTCCTCTTACGTATTGCTATAGCAATTTTCCTGGTTGCCTTATACCCTCTAAACAGCCAACTTCTTAAGAAGGATCGCGAAACCAGCAGAAAGATCAATGCCGCAATTATCGTTATCTGTGCTGCAATGTCTGCGGCGGTCATTGAAATAATGATTCTCCGCCTTGGCGGCCACAGGTCACCCTATTATGCAGGCCAATGTCTCATGGTGATCGGTCTTTTAGGGTTGCTACCACTGGGATTCGGGCTTTCTTTAATCATTGGTCTGACCGTTTATTCCATCTATCTGGTGCCGATACTTCTCTTTGATACCATTCAGGATATTCCGGTTTTCATAAATAATAATTTCTTTCTGCTCACCACAATTATCATAGCAATGTTCTGGCGGTCTTTAAGTCAGTATAATCTTATTAATTCCCTGGGGTTACAATATGACCTCGATGAAGATAAGAATAAGCTTGAGGATTATTCTGATAACCTTGAGCAATTGGTGGATGCCCGGACCCGGGAATTAAATAAATCGGAAATAATGCTTCGAGAGCTTTTCGAGCAGGCAAATGACGGAATTGTCATCATGGATAAGGACGGCACCATTGTTAATGCCAACAAAAAAGCCTGTGAAATGCATGGTTTTCCAAGAGATACCTTGATTGGTTCGAATATCAGATTGTTGCAGAGAGATAAGGATGACAGCCTTTTTGCGCAACGCTATCGGCGAATCCTTGAGGGTGAATCCTGTATTTTTGAAGCACGTCATATTACCAAGCAAGGGAACCTGATATCTGTTGAAGTCAGCACCAGGGCAATCGAGGTTGATGGAACTGTGCTCATCCAGTCATTTCACCGTGATATTACCGATAAAAAGAAGATGCAGAATCAATTGCTCCATTCTCAGAAGATGGATTCTATCGGCCAGCTTGCAGGTGGAATTTCTCATGATTTCAAGAATATTCTCACTTCAATCATTACAATGACTGAAGTCATGCTGCGCATGGATAATTTAGATGATTTTATTGGCGCTAATCTCAAAATTATCGAGCAAGCTGGCCGTCGTGGTACACAAATTGTGTCCAAACTTCTCAGTTTTGCCAGAAGAGGGGTTTCCGAATCAGCAGCATTGAACTGCAACAACGTTATTGACGATACCTGCGAAATGCTTTCCAGTCTGCTCCCCAAAAGTATCAAGCTCATCAAGCAGCGCCAGGAGCCGTTGCCGCCCATCCGCGGGGATGCGACCCAGCTTGAGCAGGTCCTGATGAATCTGATTCTGAATGGGCGTGACGCCATGCCAAAGGGCGGGGAATTAAGAATAAAAACGGATACTACAGAGCTTACTGCCCGTGACCTGGATATTGATGCGGCAGTCAAGCCGGGTCAATATGTTCATATTTCAGTTACCGACTCGGGAATGGGGATTCCTGCCGAAAATATCGAAAGGGTTTTTGAACCGTTTTTTTCAACGAAAGAGGAAGGTAAGGGAACAGGGCTCGGTCTTGCCATGGTGTATGGAATCATTAAAGAGCATGAAGGATATATTGCAATTACCAGTCATCCTGGAAAGGGTACGACATTCGATATATATATACCGGTAATTGCCGAGGAATTTTCCGGGACAGTTGCTGAAAGTCAAGCAGAGAGTCTGGATAGAATTATCAAACCGCTCAAAGAACGGCATGAGCACTCCGAATATTTTCAGTAA
- a CDS encoding zinc ribbon domain-containing protein yields MLNANACMKYVDEKHYCKYCNTLLSCCNTPPFHVGDGLGWGTDIFFVCLNDECSLFANGWEQVDVQYGHTGSFRYVLLPGNTTGEAMMVGGRDAFKGCEIDLDAMKKQDTRYAEEKKATALLDTCVAEKNLAPVLHLITNEAAAPEARHQAADLLIELNDLACIDPIRNHTFRNTDLEQKTNMAIIELLKANFKKECPYCSEIIKAQAKTCMHCNKDV; encoded by the coding sequence ATGCTGAATGCCAACGCATGCATGAAATATGTTGATGAAAAACATTACTGCAAATATTGCAACACGCTCCTCTCCTGCTGCAACACACCGCCGTTTCATGTTGGAGACGGATTAGGCTGGGGAACTGATATTTTTTTCGTCTGCCTCAATGACGAATGCTCGCTCTTTGCAAATGGATGGGAGCAGGTGGACGTCCAATACGGCCACACCGGATCATTTAGATATGTGCTTCTTCCCGGGAATACCACCGGCGAAGCAATGATGGTCGGCGGCAGGGATGCTTTCAAGGGCTGTGAAATTGACCTGGATGCGATGAAAAAACAGGACACGCGTTATGCCGAAGAAAAAAAGGCCACAGCACTCCTCGATACCTGTGTCGCCGAAAAAAACCTTGCGCCGGTTTTGCACCTGATCACCAACGAAGCCGCAGCTCCGGAAGCCCGCCACCAGGCCGCAGATCTGCTTATAGAATTGAATGACCTGGCTTGCATTGACCCAATCAGAAATCACACATTTCGAAATACCGACCTTGAGCAAAAAACCAATATGGCGATCATTGAATTACTCAAAGCGAATTTCAAAAAAGAATGCCCATACTGCAGCGAGATAATCAAGGCCCAGGCGAAAACCTGCATGCACTGTAACAAAGATGTATAA
- the glk gene encoding glucokinase encodes MDIEVISNESKKNIVLAGDIGGTKTNLSLFAGPIADMTLITVRSYPSQNAAHPTDLIAQFLRDEGNIKPVKACIGVAGPVIQGVARAVNLPWDVVEDDFRYQLNLPRLKIVNDLVAMVYSIPYLKQNQFIDLKSDHPADNNGNIGLVAAGTGLGEALLIQDNGRFVPCPSEGGHKDFAATSELQFRLASHLSKKYGHVSVDRILSGRGLKDVYDFFLTETGTEAPEWIKFLMKKENPSAVISTIALEKKDPVCQKTLELFVSVYGAEAGNLALQGMTTSGMYIGGGIAPQIIEALQTETFINAFHNKGRLENLLRQIPVRLIIDPQAPLWGAAALALKICD; translated from the coding sequence ATGGATATTGAAGTTATTTCCAATGAATCAAAAAAAAACATTGTCCTTGCCGGGGATATTGGCGGGACCAAAACAAATTTAAGTCTGTTTGCCGGGCCGATCGCCGACATGACACTCATTACCGTTCGCTCTTACCCTTCACAGAACGCGGCACACCCCACAGACCTGATTGCCCAATTCCTCAGGGACGAAGGAAACATTAAACCGGTCAAAGCCTGTATCGGAGTCGCCGGCCCCGTGATTCAGGGAGTTGCACGAGCGGTTAATCTGCCATGGGATGTCGTTGAAGACGATTTCCGTTATCAGCTGAACCTGCCCCGATTAAAAATTGTAAATGACCTGGTCGCCATGGTTTATTCCATTCCCTATCTCAAGCAAAACCAGTTTATTGATTTAAAAAGCGATCACCCTGCGGACAACAACGGCAATATCGGACTTGTCGCCGCCGGAACCGGGCTCGGAGAAGCTCTGCTGATCCAGGATAACGGCCGTTTCGTCCCGTGTCCCTCAGAAGGCGGTCACAAGGATTTCGCTGCAACTTCAGAGCTGCAGTTCAGGCTTGCCAGTCATCTTTCCAAAAAATACGGCCATGTCAGCGTTGACAGAATCCTGTCAGGCAGAGGGCTCAAGGATGTTTACGATTTTTTCCTCACAGAAACCGGGACCGAAGCGCCCGAATGGATCAAATTTTTAATGAAAAAAGAAAATCCAAGCGCCGTTATTTCAACCATCGCCCTTGAAAAAAAAGACCCGGTGTGTCAAAAAACTCTGGAACTTTTTGTAAGTGTGTATGGCGCAGAAGCGGGCAACCTTGCCCTCCAGGGAATGACCACCTCCGGAATGTATATCGGCGGCGGCATTGCGCCACAAATAATCGAGGCGCTGCAAACCGAGACTTTTATCAATGCGTTTCACAACAAAGGAAGACTGGAAAATCTTCTCCGGCAGATCCCGGTTCGCCTGATAATCGATCCCCAGGCGCCACTTTGGGGGGCGGCAGCTTTGGCCTTAAAAATATGTGATTGA
- the purM gene encoding phosphoribosylformylglycinamidine cyclo-ligase: MSESKPSSRYAEAGVDIDKGNDFITNIKPIVASTFHGGVLSGIGGFGGLYALGGNRYKDPVLVSSTDGVGTKLKIAAMCGKHDTIGIDLVAMCVNDIAVSGAQPLFFLDYFAIGKLDLDVATDVVRGIAEGCKISKCSLIGGETAEMPGLYVPGDYDLAGFVVGIAERDKIIDGSDIKVGDVLIGMASSGIHSNGYSLVRKICFDDMGLAIDKYMDEFGCTLGEELLRPTRIYSEQMLNLVKHYKIGGFVHITGGGLYDNIPRVLPQGCKAVINSKSWNVPPVFSFLQKNGRISDEEMCRTFNCGIGMVVVVDKDIADDVIGQLEALGESATIIGKIASQKPGKAPEVEVIKG; encoded by the coding sequence ATGAGCGAAAGCAAACCATCATCACGTTATGCCGAGGCCGGCGTAGATATCGATAAAGGCAATGATTTCATCACAAATATCAAGCCGATTGTCGCTTCGACTTTTCATGGCGGAGTCCTTTCCGGAATCGGTGGATTCGGTGGGCTGTATGCGTTGGGCGGAAATCGTTATAAGGACCCGGTGCTGGTGTCTTCCACCGACGGGGTCGGCACAAAACTTAAAATTGCCGCAATGTGTGGCAAGCACGACACCATCGGCATTGATCTTGTGGCAATGTGTGTAAACGATATTGCTGTAAGTGGTGCGCAGCCCCTGTTTTTTCTCGATTATTTTGCAATCGGCAAACTTGATCTTGATGTGGCCACTGATGTTGTTCGGGGGATCGCCGAGGGCTGCAAGATTTCCAAATGTTCGCTTATCGGCGGAGAAACAGCAGAAATGCCGGGACTTTATGTGCCCGGAGATTATGATCTCGCCGGTTTTGTGGTTGGCATTGCAGAACGCGATAAAATAATTGACGGCTCGGATATCAAAGTTGGCGATGTGCTCATCGGCATGGCGTCAAGCGGTATACACAGCAACGGATATTCCCTGGTTCGCAAGATTTGTTTTGATGATATGGGCCTTGCCATTGATAAATACATGGATGAATTCGGTTGCACTCTTGGTGAAGAATTGCTTCGGCCGACCCGAATATACAGTGAACAGATGCTGAATCTGGTCAAGCATTACAAAATCGGTGGGTTCGTACATATTACCGGCGGGGGGCTTTATGATAATATCCCGAGAGTTCTGCCTCAGGGCTGTAAAGCGGTAATCAACAGCAAAAGCTGGAATGTTCCGCCGGTTTTCAGTTTTCTTCAAAAGAATGGTCGGATTTCGGATGAAGAGATGTGCCGGACGTTCAACTGTGGCATCGGTATGGTTGTCGTGGTTGATAAGGATATTGCCGATGATGTAATCGGGCAATTAGAGGCACTTGGAGAGTCGGCTACTATAATAGGAAAAATAGCGTCGCAGAAACCTGGAAAAGCCCCGGAGGTAGAGGTTATTAAGGGCTAG
- a CDS encoding MogA/MoaB family molybdenum cofactor biosynthesis protein gives MTPLTCAVLTISTKGSQGLREDKSGPAIELLLREHGFTVVATEIVPDHLDLIQSFLITWTDIQAIDLIITTGGTGVSPTDITPEATREVIDTVIPGLSELMRLESGKKTMYAALSRGICGIRKQSLIVNLPGSVDGATHNLQTILPVFSHAIYKIKGGQEDCSPV, from the coding sequence TTGACACCCCTTACATGTGCAGTGCTTACAATCAGCACCAAGGGATCGCAGGGTTTGCGCGAGGATAAAAGCGGCCCGGCGATTGAACTGCTTCTCCGGGAGCATGGATTCACCGTAGTCGCCACTGAAATCGTCCCGGATCATCTGGACCTTATTCAATCCTTCCTGATTACCTGGACCGACATTCAGGCGATCGACCTGATTATCACCACCGGCGGAACCGGGGTGAGTCCAACAGATATCACTCCCGAAGCTACCAGAGAAGTAATCGACACGGTAATTCCAGGATTAAGCGAATTAATGCGGCTTGAAAGCGGCAAAAAAACCATGTATGCCGCTTTATCAAGGGGGATTTGCGGGATCCGGAAACAAAGCCTGATTGTAAATCTACCCGGAAGTGTCGACGGCGCAACCCATAACCTGCAGACGATACTTCCGGTTTTCTCCCATGCGATATACAAAATAAAGGGCGGCCAAGAAGACTGCAGCCCTGTTTAG
- the fusA gene encoding elongation factor G codes for MQDISTVRNVAIFGHGKSGKTSLAEALLFTAGKTTRLGKVDDGSSVLDFEPEELKRKITINTSFHQYTWKKHTVFLLDTPGDDNFINESKFATQVADCALFVIEGPLAVKYQTEKIASFVAERNLPTVIFINKMDKDRADFDQAIADIKSELPFKVAITCLPIGAEADFKGVVDLVKNKAYLFDGDKGKLKETPIPAEMQVLVASHRETLMEDVAETDDALIEKFLEEGELTEADLKSGLSKATKSGLICPVCVGAAPGNNGTEMLLNIINELMPAPNERPARSGIDPKTGNSIERKPLLEEPFSAQVFKTMADPYAGRLTIFRVFSGTLNSDSFYNATKETNEKFGQTLIMEGKESKQVDSVYPGMIAAVSKLKETVTGDTLCTKDAPILFEELVPVKPNMSFAVSTSKKDDEDKLFSSITKMLEEDPTLKLTRELQTKEILLSGIGQIHIEVTGEKIKRKFGVEMALRPPKVPYKETIKGKARVQGKHKKQSGGRGQFADSWIEMEPMPRGGGYEFQDKIVGGVIPKNYIPAVDKGIQEAMIKGVLAGYPTVDLKVSLVDGSFHNVDSSEMAFKISGSLAFKKAVTESQPVLLEPIMSMQIRMPKDCVGDVIGDLNGRRGKVMGMDSEGKSEIVSAQAPMAEILQYSPELTSITGGRGSFDVEFSHYEEMPGQLAEKVIAAAKAENE; via the coding sequence ATGCAAGACATCAGTACTGTACGTAATGTGGCAATCTTCGGTCACGGAAAAAGCGGCAAAACATCCCTGGCAGAGGCCTTACTTTTCACAGCCGGCAAAACCACTCGTCTTGGAAAAGTGGATGACGGCTCCTCCGTTCTTGATTTTGAGCCAGAAGAGCTTAAAAGAAAAATCACCATCAATACCTCGTTTCATCAATACACCTGGAAAAAACATACTGTTTTCCTGCTGGACACCCCGGGTGACGACAACTTTATCAACGAATCCAAATTTGCAACCCAAGTCGCAGATTGTGCGTTATTCGTTATTGAAGGCCCCCTTGCAGTCAAATATCAGACTGAAAAAATCGCATCCTTTGTTGCCGAAAGAAACCTGCCGACCGTTATTTTTATTAATAAAATGGACAAGGACCGGGCCGATTTTGATCAGGCGATTGCTGATATAAAAAGCGAGCTCCCATTTAAAGTGGCCATCACCTGCCTTCCCATCGGTGCCGAGGCTGATTTCAAAGGCGTAGTTGATCTTGTCAAGAACAAGGCCTATCTCTTTGATGGTGACAAAGGAAAACTCAAAGAAACCCCTATTCCTGCTGAAATGCAGGTTCTTGTTGCATCACACCGCGAAACATTGATGGAAGATGTCGCGGAAACCGATGATGCGCTTATTGAAAAATTTCTCGAGGAAGGGGAATTGACCGAAGCCGATCTTAAATCCGGACTCAGCAAAGCCACAAAATCAGGATTGATCTGCCCAGTATGCGTTGGTGCGGCTCCCGGCAACAACGGCACGGAAATGCTGTTAAATATCATTAACGAACTGATGCCAGCTCCCAATGAAAGACCGGCGCGTTCCGGCATCGACCCCAAAACAGGAAATAGCATTGAACGCAAACCCCTGCTTGAGGAACCGTTTTCAGCACAGGTATTTAAAACCATGGCTGACCCCTACGCCGGCAGGCTTACAATTTTCAGGGTTTTTTCTGGAACATTAAACAGCGACAGCTTTTATAATGCCACAAAAGAGACCAACGAAAAATTCGGCCAGACTCTCATCATGGAAGGCAAAGAAAGCAAACAGGTTGACAGCGTTTATCCTGGAATGATCGCTGCGGTTTCCAAGCTTAAAGAAACGGTTACCGGCGACACCCTCTGCACCAAAGACGCGCCAATTCTCTTTGAAGAATTGGTCCCGGTAAAACCCAATATGTCCTTTGCGGTAAGCACTTCAAAAAAAGATGACGAAGATAAACTCTTTTCATCCATAACCAAGATGCTTGAAGAAGATCCAACCCTTAAATTAACCAGAGAACTCCAGACCAAAGAAATACTTCTTTCCGGTATCGGCCAGATTCACATTGAAGTTACCGGTGAAAAAATCAAACGCAAGTTCGGGGTGGAAATGGCCCTGCGTCCGCCCAAGGTGCCCTATAAGGAAACGATCAAAGGCAAGGCCAGGGTTCAGGGCAAACATAAGAAACAATCCGGCGGCCGTGGTCAGTTTGCTGATTCCTGGATCGAAATGGAACCAATGCCAAGGGGCGGCGGCTACGAATTTCAAGACAAAATCGTCGGCGGCGTTATTCCGAAAAATTATATTCCGGCAGTAGACAAAGGAATCCAGGAAGCCATGATTAAAGGCGTTCTGGCCGGTTATCCCACCGTTGACCTGAAAGTATCCCTTGTTGACGGCTCCTTCCACAACGTCGACTCTTCGGAGATGGCTTTCAAAATTTCCGGATCCCTGGCTTTTAAAAAGGCGGTGACCGAATCCCAGCCCGTTCTCCTGGAACCGATCATGAGTATGCAGATCAGAATGCCGAAAGACTGTGTCGGCGATGTTATCGGTGACTTGAACGGTCGCAGGGGAAAGGTCATGGGGATGGATTCGGAGGGGAAAAGCGAGATTGTCTCCGCACAGGCCCCCATGGCGGAAATACTCCAATATTCACCTGAATTAACTTCGATTACCGGTGGCCGTGGATCCTTTGATGTGGAATTTTCCCATTATGAAGAAATGCCCGGACAGCTTGCCGAAAAAGTCATTGCCGCGGCCAAGGCTGAAAACGAATAG
- the murJ gene encoding murein biosynthesis integral membrane protein MurJ, with the protein MDKPAEDTGRISRSAGTVGAAVMCSRVLGLVREQVFAFLFGAGFAYDAFVVAFRIPNLLRDLFGEGALSAAFVTVFSDYDTNKGKEETLRLVGNILVFITILLSLITLLGIVFAKPLVDLLVESSFEQIPGKVELTSKLTVIMFPFLIFISLSSVVMGILNTRGRFFIPSISSSFFNLGSIIGGVTLAVVLPMYGHPAIVGMAVGTLIGGVLQFAGQLPALYKTGFRFKPNLDLRDPGLIRVLRLMVPAVVGLAAFQINIFVNNFFASSLEEGSLSWLNYAFRLFQFPLGVFGVAISIATLPVIAKYAAVKDIPKMKETYTSSLTLAFCLTIPSMVGLIILAEPIIRIIFQYGKFDAFTTAKTAEALQFYTIGLFAYSSVKIIVPVFYTIDSTRYPVIGSFLAVAVNIIMVVFTIDHLQHKALAFSISCAMIVNFIYLSAVLYRKLGGYSLSYLFAGFGKVVTAASIMGVWIFGVKQWIMPALGKGVVFDILGLLLCIFSGALLYGIILYFLKLRELTYLTEKMVGRIKARG; encoded by the coding sequence ATGGATAAACCTGCTGAAGATACTGGAAGAATATCCCGCTCCGCCGGCACCGTTGGCGCCGCTGTTATGTGCAGCAGAGTCCTTGGTCTGGTGCGGGAGCAGGTTTTTGCTTTTTTGTTCGGGGCGGGTTTTGCCTACGACGCCTTTGTGGTTGCTTTCAGAATTCCCAATCTGTTGCGCGATTTGTTTGGCGAAGGGGCGTTGAGCGCTGCATTTGTTACGGTATTTTCCGATTATGATACCAATAAAGGCAAAGAGGAAACCCTGCGGCTTGTTGGTAATATTCTGGTCTTTATTACAATATTGCTCAGCCTGATTACTCTGCTTGGCATAGTGTTTGCCAAACCCCTTGTAGACCTTCTTGTCGAGTCGAGTTTTGAGCAGATACCCGGAAAAGTTGAACTCACCTCCAAACTCACGGTAATCATGTTTCCGTTTCTGATTTTTATCTCCTTATCCTCTGTTGTCATGGGGATTCTCAATACCCGGGGGCGCTTCTTCATCCCCTCAATATCATCCAGTTTTTTCAATCTGGGATCGATTATCGGCGGTGTGACCCTGGCGGTGGTTCTGCCCATGTATGGCCACCCGGCCATTGTCGGCATGGCAGTAGGCACGTTGATCGGCGGTGTGTTGCAATTTGCCGGTCAATTGCCGGCTCTCTACAAGACAGGTTTCAGGTTCAAACCGAATCTTGACCTCCGGGATCCGGGATTAATTCGGGTTTTGAGGCTGATGGTTCCTGCGGTTGTCGGGCTTGCGGCTTTCCAGATAAATATTTTTGTGAACAATTTTTTTGCATCGTCCCTTGAAGAGGGAAGTCTTTCATGGCTCAATTATGCATTCAGGCTTTTTCAATTTCCCCTTGGAGTGTTCGGGGTGGCAATCTCAATTGCCACGCTTCCGGTTATTGCAAAATATGCGGCAGTGAAAGATATCCCCAAAATGAAGGAGACGTATACTTCTTCTCTTACTTTGGCGTTCTGTCTGACCATTCCTTCCATGGTCGGATTGATTATTCTTGCCGAACCGATTATCAGGATTATTTTTCAATACGGTAAATTCGATGCCTTTACCACTGCGAAAACCGCGGAAGCCCTGCAATTTTACACAATCGGTCTTTTTGCCTATTCCAGCGTTAAAATAATCGTGCCGGTTTTTTACACCATTGACAGCACCCGTTATCCGGTGATCGGCAGTTTTCTTGCGGTTGCGGTTAACATTATTATGGTGGTTTTTACCATCGATCATCTCCAGCATAAAGCCCTGGCATTTTCGATTTCCTGCGCGATGATCGTTAATTTTATCTATCTGAGTGCGGTATTATACCGGAAGCTTGGAGGGTATTCCCTTTCCTATCTTTTTGCCGGGTTTGGAAAAGTGGTGACTGCAGCTTCAATTATGGGCGTGTGGATTTTTGGCGTTAAACAGTGGATAATGCCGGCACTGGGCAAGGGGGTTGTTTTTGATATCCTCGGGCTTTTACTGTGTATCTTTTCCGGGGCGCTGCTCTACGGAATTATCCTCTACTTCTTAAAGCTCCGCGAGCTCACCTATCTGACGGAAAAAATGGTCGGTAGAATCAAGGCCAGGGGCTGA
- a CDS encoding 16S rRNA (uracil(1498)-N(3))-methyltransferase, translating into MNIIIIEQNEITNDVIRLSDRRADHVRDVLHSSPGDTLKIGILNGPTGVGTVESINHQYIQLRLAQLKETPPARQIDLILALPRPIMLKRILTQAVTLGVGRIYLINANRVEKSFFQTALLAKENYLPLLIQGLEQAMITRMPEVSIHKRFRPFIEDILPIVSKNNSIKITAHPEARLKLHEVIPSRSEGNILLAVGPEGGWNDFEIEKFKQAGFQIFTMGPRILKVDTAIIALLSQIDIISDLRMKQTTLD; encoded by the coding sequence ATGAACATTATCATTATTGAACAAAATGAAATAACCAATGACGTCATCCGCCTTTCGGATCGCAGAGCGGATCATGTAAGAGATGTCCTCCACTCTTCACCCGGCGACACCCTCAAAATCGGAATCCTGAACGGCCCCACCGGAGTCGGAACAGTGGAATCCATTAATCATCAATATATACAATTGCGTCTCGCTCAACTCAAGGAAACTCCACCCGCTCGACAAATTGATCTTATCCTGGCCCTTCCCAGACCCATTATGCTTAAAAGAATCCTCACCCAGGCAGTGACTCTGGGTGTGGGCCGAATCTATCTGATTAATGCAAACCGGGTTGAAAAAAGTTTTTTCCAGACCGCTCTCCTTGCAAAAGAAAACTACCTGCCACTGCTCATCCAGGGACTTGAACAGGCAATGATTACCAGGATGCCTGAGGTCAGTATTCATAAGCGCTTCAGGCCGTTTATCGAAGATATTCTGCCAATCGTCAGCAAAAACAATTCAATAAAAATAACCGCCCACCCGGAGGCCAGATTAAAACTCCATGAAGTTATCCCCTCGCGGTCTGAAGGAAATATTCTTCTGGCTGTCGGCCCTGAAGGTGGATGGAATGATTTTGAGATAGAAAAATTCAAGCAGGCGGGGTTCCAGATATTCACCATGGGACCCAGAATCCTCAAGGTTGATACAGCAATTATTGCTCTTCTTTCTCAAATCGATATTATCAGCGATTTACGAATGAAACAGACGACTCTCGACTGA
- a CDS encoding 3-deoxy-D-manno-octulosonic acid transferase, with amino-acid sequence MYNVIQWVFLAIFFPVLALMVLVKRKYRGRILFRLGFGIDHCARSLSTGTPVIWIHALSVGEVSSCQTLVKAIRNAYPRGTVILSTTTRSGEAYARNILAGSVDLFLPYPLDILWSVRRVVSRIRPDLFILVETDFWPNLLHELKIRGIPSILVNGRISADSFTRYKRFKWFFLPMFKAFKLITMQTENDCNNMIELGVDRHKVLKLGNLKFDAVMPGDLSGQIKDRSSFGIPDHKTVIVAGSTHAGEEEIILRVFRKLITEFPDLFLIIAPRNVERGKPVTLLARQEGFIASRRQEPMLAGGNLLVLDTLGELAGVYSFCDIAFVGGSLVQQGGHNPLEPAVFGKPVLFGPDMNDFLEIAQGLLNCAGALLTRDEAELFEVAHRLLKDKKMREEMGRHAAALVAEQRGVTARHVEMLQTIMGEADN; translated from the coding sequence TTGTACAACGTAATCCAATGGGTCTTTCTTGCGATTTTTTTTCCGGTGCTTGCGCTTATGGTTCTGGTCAAGAGGAAGTACCGGGGAAGAATACTTTTCCGTCTGGGTTTTGGAATAGACCATTGCGCCAGAAGCCTTTCCACCGGAACCCCGGTGATATGGATCCATGCCCTTTCCGTTGGCGAGGTGTCATCCTGCCAGACCCTTGTCAAAGCGATAAGGAACGCCTATCCCCGGGGAACGGTAATTCTTTCCACCACTACCCGTTCCGGGGAGGCATATGCCCGGAACATCCTGGCCGGCAGTGTGGATTTGTTCCTGCCGTACCCCCTTGACATCCTATGGAGTGTCCGCCGGGTTGTTTCCAGGATCAGGCCTGATCTGTTCATCCTTGTTGAAACCGATTTCTGGCCGAATCTTCTGCATGAACTAAAAATCAGGGGCATTCCTTCAATCCTTGTCAACGGGCGAATCTCCGCTGATTCCTTCACCAGATACAAGCGTTTTAAATGGTTTTTTCTGCCGATGTTCAAGGCTTTTAAATTGATAACCATGCAGACGGAAAATGATTGCAATAATATGATCGAGCTCGGGGTTGACCGGCATAAGGTTCTGAAGCTTGGCAATCTGAAATTCGATGCCGTGATGCCGGGGGATTTATCAGGGCAGATCAAGGATCGAAGCAGTTTCGGAATACCGGATCACAAGACTGTGATAGTTGCAGGAAGTACCCATGCTGGAGAAGAGGAGATCATCCTGCGGGTTTTCAGAAAACTTATAACGGAATTTCCGGATCTGTTTCTGATCATCGCACCGAGAAATGTGGAGCGCGGCAAACCCGTGACGCTGCTTGCCAGGCAGGAAGGATTTATCGCCTCAAGGAGGCAGGAGCCGATGCTTGCTGGCGGTAATCTGCTGGTTCTTGACACCCTCGGAGAACTCGCCGGGGTATACAGTTTTTGTGACATTGCATTTGTCGGAGGAAGCCTTGTGCAACAGGGGGGGCATAATCCGTTGGAGCCCGCGGTATTCGGAAAGCCTGTACTTTTTGGTCCTGACATGAATGATTTCTTGGAGATCGCCCAAGGCCTTCTCAATTGTGCAGGGGCGCTTCTGACCAGAGATGAGGCCGAACTTTTTGAAGTGGCACACAGATTATTAAAAGATAAAAAGATGCGTGAGGAGATGGGCAGACATGCTGCGGCCCTTGTTGCGGAGCAGCGGGGAGTTACTGCACGTCATGTTGAAATGCTGCAAACTATCATGGGTGAGGCGGACAATTAA